Proteins found in one Arachis stenosperma cultivar V10309 chromosome 8, arast.V10309.gnm1.PFL2, whole genome shotgun sequence genomic segment:
- the LOC130945505 gene encoding F-box/LRR-repeat protein 13-like, whose amino-acid sequence MSSSEYDTPFSPNSKRPRHTETQSQSKNDNEEDRLSDLPDCVLLHVLSFVNAKHAVQTCVLSRRWRNLWKLLPTLTLHSSHFWTFKTFTKFVSNLLTRRDASSAVLNLDFERHGCIEPHVLKRIVNYAISHKVRNLGISVKCDIAHIPQAIFSCKTLTSLKLSVCPRGYIYGSTLFPKSLNLTALTSLHLQHFTFCASGGGVSDRAEPFSACERLSDLVIDHCTVRDAKVLYISNSTLVNLTLRSDHSKDFYKIVLSTPKLRSFRFSGIPYQQICGSHVPSLEDVDIDAEIWSNSLESPLILFSWLLELANVKSLTVSASTLQVLFLIPNLLKIKLPCLGKLKSLKVKMKPLSPIFAMTLKAGKSKKEVMKLSLPLPDGIVNFLLQNSPSAEVAIVNCKS is encoded by the exons ATGTCTTCTTCAGAATACGACACGCCGTTTTCGCCCAACAGCAAAAGACCAAGGCACACCGAAACGCAATCGCAAAGTAAAAACGACAACGAAGAAGACAGGCTAAGCGACTTACCCGATTGCGTCCTCCTCCACGTACTCTCCTTCGTGAACGCCAAACACGCCGTCCAAACCTGCGTCCTCTCCCGTCGCTGGAGGAATCTCTGGAAGCTTCTCCCAACCCTCACTCTTCACTCTTCCCACTTCTGGACCTTCAAAACCTTCACCAAATTTGTCTCCAACCTTCTCACCCGCCGCGACGCCTCCTCCGCCGTCCTCAACCTCGATTTTGAGCGCCATGGTTGCATCGAGCCTCACGTCCTCAAAAGAATCGTCAATTATGCGATCTCGCACAAGGTTCGCAACTTAGGTATCTCGGTGAAATGCGATATCGCTCACATTCCTCAGGCGATTTTCTCGTGCAAGACGTTGACGTCTTTGAAGCTCTCTGTTTGCCCTAGGGGTTATATCTACGGAAGTACGTTGTTCCCGAAATCGCTGAACTTAACGGCGTTGACGAGCCTGCATCTTCAGCATTTCACGTTCTGCGCTAGCGGCGGTGGCGTCAGTGACAGGGCGGAACCGTTCTCGGCGTGTGAGAGATTGAGCGATTTGGTTATTGATCACTGTACCGTTAGAGATGCGAAGGTACTCTACATTTCGAACAGCACGCTCGTGAATCTCACATTGCGTTCGGATCACTCGAAGGATTTTTACAAGATCGTGCTTTCGACGCCGAAGCTCAGGAGTTTTCGTTTTTCCGGTATTCCGTACCAGCAAATCTGTGGAAGCCATGTTCCTTCGCTTGAAGATGTGGATATTGATGCAGAGATTTGGTCGAATTCGTTGGAGTCTCCTTTGATTCTGTTTAGCTGGTTGTTGGAGCTTGCTAATGTGAAATCGCTGACGGTTTCTGCAAGTACTCTTCAG GTTCTTTTCTTGATTCCTAATTTATTGAAGATTAAATTACCCTGCCTTGGTAAGTTGAAGTCTTTGAAAGTGAAAATGAAACCGCTATCACCTATATTTGCCATGACACTGAAAGCTGGC